The Salvia miltiorrhiza cultivar Shanhuang (shh) chromosome 2, IMPLAD_Smil_shh, whole genome shotgun sequence DNA window ttaattatttttagaaatcCAATTTAGCAGAGAATTCAACAAAATTAGCAAATTAACTTTGAATGTACCTTTcaaatttgagagagagagagagagaggagatccGGCAGGGGAGAGAAGCGGCGGCAGACTGCAGCAGGGGACTCCGGCTGACGGCGCGGCGAACGGAGCAGGGGCCGACGTCAATTAAAATAATCAGAGAACTGATTTAGGGCAACTGATTCATAGAAACGGAACGGGGCAACTGATTCAGATAAACGAAACGGAGCAGCGGAGAACCTGCTCGTGTAGAGCGACTTCGGCGGCGCGGCGGCGAGGAGAGGCAGCAGACGGGGCAGGGGGCGGAGCAGCTAGCGCGGGGGTAGGGAAGTGATATTTAGAGCAACTGATTTTGGGGAAGAGGATCTAATatcaaaaatcttaatttcTCGACGGATTCTCGACGGCTCTCcgaaataataaaactaattattttttatttatatatgtggacgGATTCTCGACGGgtcattaaattttttaattaaatttaataattgtcGACAGATTAACGACGggcaaataaaaaataaaaataatattttaaaaaattaaaatttctcgACGGATTTGTGAGGGATTTATGACGGTGCTTAGATTCCGTCGAGAACGCCGCTATTTTCTCGACGGAATACCTCCGTCGTTAATTTCTGCCACTGTTCACACCATTTTTTGTAGTGGATGGGGTTGggatggggtggggtgggtcagtggtgaAAAAATCAGATTGATGGAAAGTGCAATGCATTTCCATCAATCATATTGAAAACCTCGgataatatttttcaataatattaataataataataataaaaacacgATGTATCAATGTATATATCATGCATTCATGCTCGAGGAAGACGTTCCCTGCAAATTGCAATCTTTCAATGTCAATATGGTCTGTAGCTTCAGATTATATGTGACGTGTAGATTTTATATCCGAACATTTTGGTgaaagatatttttttatgatactGAATTACTGATTTTAGGTGGAGAAACATTATGAATGAATTTAGgtgataattaaattaatttaggCATAGAATGCACATAGAATTTCAAcagatatatatttttttttttgaagaaaatttcaACAGATAATATTAATAAGGAAAGCAAGTATCTTAACATCCCGAATTTATTATAcgaacataaaaataaaaataaaggaaagcaaaaatattttattttactcaatGTAATTATTGAGTAAACTAAaacaaagataaaaaaaaattacaaaagaatAAAGCAAAAATAGATATAATGTGGATAATacgataaaataataattatttatttaaaaaacaaattacatgaataaatcattttatttaattaattaatgactaATTATAACGTGGCTGCGTATATTTATTAACCAAAAAAAATGCTTCTTGCCTGCTGCCGCCGACTAGATATTGTTGGTTTTCAAACGTTGAAGACTTGAAGTTCTTTCCATGTATTCTTCTTCAGCAACAATTTTGTGGGCTTATTTCAATTTGGACGAAATAGGATTTTGGAGTTATTGAAAAGCAAAATTTGGGCTTCAAACCATAGAGCTAAAGCACAATATTTGAGCTTTATTAGCTAGAAGTTCTTTCCATGTATTCTTCTTTATTTggagttattattattattattattattattattattattgaaaaaatCAGATTGATGGAAAGTGCAATGCATTTTTTTAGTTTGGTGAAAACAGAGGTTTTCTTAAAGGGGATAGAAGAGGAAGtcgagaataaaaatatatttcttaaaTTGCAAATGATGGAGTTGATCTCCATTTCACCATTACATGGATTATTTATATTAGTGTATGGAGAGTTTTAGTTAAATAGGTTCCATGCATGAATTTAATGACTTAGAAACATAATACACGATTAAGTAGATTCATGTATTTTTGTAGGTAATACATgtagaaataataaataaaactaaaattcatGGATCAAGTTTATAGTTGAACATGGAAAATCTGTTAACTTATTGAGACGACAAGTGGTAACAGAAAAGTGAGTAGGTGATTTAATTTGAATGAGGGTGTAGGTGAATCGGAAGACCATGGGCCGGCACTGCCCTAGTAGCATGGAACACCATCTTCTCATCGGGGATGACCTTTTCAAGTCTGAATCTGGTCACCAGATTATGCATGAACACCAAGATTGCAACCCTAGCATAGTCTTTTCCAGCGCACATTCTTGGTCCTCCTCCGAAGGGAACGAACGTGTAAGGTGGCGGTCCACTACCCTCAAATCGCGACGGATCAAACTTCTCCGGCTCCGGGAAGTACTCAGGATTCATGTGGGATGAATGAGGTGTCCAATACGTCTGCAAGTGATAGTGAAATGAGAAAAATTAATAATGATACAATGTGTAAATAGATAGATATTGATTAATTATGCACCTTATATCCTTTGGGAATGGTGTAACCAGCATATGTGAAGTCAGTTGTGGCTTCCTTGAATCCTCCTACGGCAGGCGGTAATAGCCTCAGTGATTCACGCGCAACGTTCCATGAGTACTTCATCTTCTCCATATCCTCCCACGTCAGTGGCTCATCGGGGCCTTTGGATTTCGCAATCTCCATTTGCTCTGGAACAAAACAGAGGAATCGTTATATAAATGTGAATGTAGAGAGGGTGAGAAATGGTGGGATTCATTACCTCTGAGAACCTGTTGGTAAATGTGTGGAAGCTCAGCAAGAAAATGGACGACAGCGGTGATTGCAGATGCCGTTGAATCGTAGCTAACCACAACAAGACCAACAACGAAGTTAGCAACCATTGCATCGTATTCCTCATCTTCATCACTCAAAAGCAGCATCTTGGAAAGCATGTCTCGCCCCTCGCCATCGCCTTCGCTCTCGCCCGTCTCCCTCATCTCCTTTCTCCTCTCCTTCACCATCCTCATCACCTCAGCGCGCGCCACTTGGCCCGCTTTAACAGCACGGCTGAAGGTCGTCCCCGGCAAGTTTATAGGCAGGGCTAGCATCCCGTTGACCAACAGACCAAAGGGCTCTATCAACTTTTCTAGGACCTCCGGCACCGCCGCATCCGTAAATAGCTTAAACGCTAGCTCAAATGAGTACTTGTTGGACAAGGGAAGCATCTTCACCACTGAGTTAGGCCTCTCCGGCAGTAGCCGACGCACAACCGCGTCCATAACCGGAATGTATTGCCTCAAGGCGTCCGGCTTGGCCAGGTCGTAGCTGCGGAATATGGCTACCGGGTTCTTCTTGTTGTTCGCGACGAACGCCGGCAGCAGCGCCTTCCGCAATGACGGAGTACGCCACGCGGATACCAGCTTGGTCTCGTTGGTGAAGAGGAATTTGTTGCCCTGGGCGCCGCAGAATACCGCCGCCTCCACTCCGAAGATGGAGGTTTTGAATACCTGAGCAGGAGAATATTTTTGCATCCTGTGTTGGAAAAAAAATCGGCTGCCTATTAGGTTGAGACTCAGATTTTCTCTCAGCCAACTGTTGCAGCCGGGAGGCAGGTTTTTCCCCTTCTTTCGGACAAACGAgatgagatagagagagaggcgaagaagtagaagagagagaagatatGGCATGAAGCTCTCCATGCTTGTTTCTGGATTCTGGTTGCTACGGCTACTAGAGAAGTTAAGTGAAGAGAGATAAATGAGTAGTATAAATTACTGCTTCTTCCTTACATAATACAATCGtactattatattaataatattaacttcCTAGCAAGGTGCTAGGAAGTTATTTAGGGGAAGGATGGAAGGGACGATACAAGTTTTTAAGGAAAATTAAGTTACTAAATATATTGGTAGTgaagaaaaagtgttataattagtattaaaagtggtgaaaatgtattataattaatattaagaaTGATGAAAGGTTGAAAACTAAGAATAACCAAAATGGATAGAAAATTATTTGGGAAACGTCCCATAAAAATTATAAGAAGTTAttagggacggatggagtattatttataaaaataaaatttattataatataatgaattatatttcatttttatttcacaaaatttaaaataaaaaaattataccctAACTTTAGATATATCAAGCATCATACaagaattattaattagtaaaataaaactaaataaaaaaacaattatatattttaaatggatggaataaattttagttattaattataaaaattaaattaaattaaattaaacacacaaaattaaaattgatgaaaataaagatgaaaaaaaaaaaggagcagGACAACAAGTTTGGCAGAGTGAACCTCAAGTGTAAGGAAATGCAGCCGTTGTTTAGAAAAGAGACCGTGAAAGTCAATGGAAGTTGGAGGTCTCGATGAAGCAATAATAAAAGTTGGAGGGTGCAAATGCAATAAAATCTATATGTTCAGAGGatcaaaaaatgaattttcgaaaaaaatgtataaaagaGATCATCACTTGGCTTACATGTATTAGCCTGTTGAGTAATATTTTCCCTTGGTAATTAAGTAATGTTTTTTTAGAATTaagttgaaataaaaatatcaacATTTAACGCTTCTTTTCATGATCATATTTAATGGCCGGCCATGTAAAATAGTGCAAATCCTAGATAGATTTAAGGGATATCATGTGCAAAGTTATACAGCCACTCCAAGTCTCCAATAAAATTGTAGCCAACGATATGGatcaatttattattaaatacttcctccgtcctaataataatattctaaatttaataacattttaattttttttttgacatcaTAGATgtctcaattaaaaaaaaaatttattttatatctatTCTCCTTATTTTTCTCCTCATTTAGCTTatctctttcttatttttttcactactctctctatctctcttcaTTTCCTTTATCTCTCTCTTAATTTTTCACTATTATCTCTGTTTCTccccttatttattttatctctatattactttatctatattttcttaatttgcgTGTCTTatctcattttcttattattgaAACGTAGAAAGTATCAATTcaaaattgtattatttggtCTAAGTCAACGCTGAGCCGTGTGGGAGTTTCAATTGATGAACTCATGAACAAGTTGTTATAGATTCTTCAACCGCTCATCATCATCCTACAATTAACAAAGCGCCCATGACAAATAATTCAACTAATGTTAATATAATATGAATTTCagtgtttttgttttatttatacTTTCTTTGTCCACGAAAATAGATCCTAAGAGAGAGAtatgagttttaaaaaaaaagttaataagAGAAATGGCCCCACAAATTAAAAAGTAGTGGTGGGTCCATGACTGAcaaaaaaatagattatgaCATGTTTTCATGGACAgacgaaaataacaaattagaaTCTATTTTCATAGATgaatggagtaatatttttgattTATGAGAATAAAGAGATAATTTGCATAAAATTATCACAATATTTCTTCATGAGAAATGTGGATATATcttatatataaagaaaaatattttctttcctacatggcaatctaaaatttcaccatttgattttttttttttctcaaatctCCTTCATTTGCAATATAATTATTCTtcattatattttcttaattcttaattataattataagtgaCATATCataattaacattaatatttatatttattattaataaatatttagcACCTAATTTTAATTGTGATGTAATGCTATTAAATTATTTGTGGATATTAATTGTAATAGAAATAGTAATTATtaaaagagtggatttttaaaattgtcactttcatattgtaaaattaaaaattgtccattaagataaaaatattaaaaaatgacaagtgttaccaaaatacccttcacattaaaaattaaaaaaatgtccactttacaccacccctttaaaaaatcccgcaattcacaaccaatcgaattcacaaccagaattttttgtttgtgaattcacaatcaaaatttaatccacaaccagattttttttggttttgaattcacaactgaactgaactgaaaccctaaacctaaaccctagttgtgaattattacgattgtgaattcacaactgaactgaactgaaacactaaaccctagttATGAATTAgtacaattgtgaattcacaactgaactgaactgaaacactaaaccctaaacctaaaccctagttgtgaattattacaattaatgtgaattcacaactgaattgaactgaaacactaaaccctagttgtgaattattaaaattgtgaattcacaactgaattgaaacagtaaattcacaactgaactgaaaccctaaacctaaaccctagttgtgaattattacgattgtgaattcacaactgacctgaaacagtaaattcacaaatgaacttaatcagtaaattcacaactgaactgaactgaaaccctaagccttaaacctaaaccctagttgtgaattattacgattgtgaattcacaactgaactgaactgaaacactaaaccctaaacctaaaccctagttgtgaattattataattgtgaattcacaactgaactgaaacaataaattcacaactgaactgaactgaaaccctaaatctaaaccctagttgtgaattcacaactgaactaaaacagtaaattcacaaatgaacttGAAAACATAGTGTTTGTATTTGTGACAAGAATAACATTCAATATTCGGTTGTTAACATAGTTTTATCGATAAGACTGGAATTTTCGTATTTGTGACATTCACAAATGAACTTGAAAACATAGTCTTAtagataaaattatgaaaataatattcCTATCAAGAATAACATTCATCTTCCACATTAGAGTAGCACTTGAAAACATAGTGTTCGTATTTGTGACAAGAATAACATTCAATATGTGATTTATTCTTTGAGGCAATGTCCTGTTTCAGGCAAAATCATATAGTAGAAGGGAATTCTAGCCTTATAGATAAAATTATGGAAATAATATTCCTTTTGTCCCGACTCACTTGACCTAGTTCTTTTTGATACGGTTATTTAAAAAAGTACGATTATAGTGTAAATGCGTATAAATGTGTGAGCAAATATTTTGATActaaaaattgaatatatacCTAAAAATGAAACATGCCAAATCaaatgggacaatccaaaaaggaaagcaAGCCAAATCAAGTGGGACAAATGAAGTAATATTTTTGATAAGAATATCTTTGTAGTGTGTGTCATAACGTAAAATACGttgttacacattttttttctatttacaCGATTTTGCAAAAGttgttacacattttttttttctatttacaCGATTTTGCAAAATCGTGTAATAGACtcaaaaagtgtgtaatagtgtattttgaACTGCTATATACTTTTTCGtaattacacacttttactattaatagcagaaagaacgtatattgtaagaatttattgatcattggactaattaaaaaatatatatatatttttcttttttctacaGCGGAAAGTGTGTGCATTGTATACAATCCATGAATTTCATACTAGAAAAGAGACCATGAAAGTGTATGGAAGTTGGTGGgctgtcacgaccggtcttaactaaggataggtaagccgggaaaccgtgactagggaagggaaattaggagaggggacagaaaaggggtgataaataataataaaggaatttaactaagattgagacatcatatgaaaaaaaaacacacataaatagataagagcgagtaatcggtcaagagtatccgatttaagtgtttatacaataacttgatttgacaatccaacataataggataatatgcatcataactgagtgttcgcagcggaaatagaacgtgatacatgtatgaagacatgtatcgccaagagtttatttagtaaatatgacaaagctccgcacgacaccccatcatcactcatcactgctcaacctgcacatttagaaatacatgcagggctgagtacaaagtactcagtagacatatgccgaaaatcatatacatacataataaatgtaaattgtcatgccatttcaatagtataaccaagggtttttacttaaaaaggccctaagcatactaaattcatttgtgattctaaagttcgtctgatcagactaagttcttttgtaatctatcatatctgaatctgtatgccggagaggtggccacctctcacggtcacttgaccggccaacccgctagatgactcacggtcactggtgtacactagccaaggcaggatagctatcaactgctcaagacccgaattcgattacatgataactggcaaagccatatcagatagatatcatactgaaattaaaacattttatggcaagacaatacttgaaataacttcaactcaaagattttgtcatgaaataacttgcttgaatgtaacattttaagctcatttgatatatacgaaagtaatgcctacctgattgcagtgttttgctacttaagacaatgattctctttccttagcgcgataggttactcaggcgcttttgtttatttgaacctttgataacacgaaacatgtgttcgagtgaataatagaaaagataacaacaaatgcagtgaatcactattcactcatttctctaactacccatatttccttaaacgactgtatctaactcatatacaatcgttcttcttttatcgaaatacttcatgtacctttgaggatgtaggaaagcctattttatattattcctttatttatccattataaataaagaataatctataaaatattttccttttccccatttaataatgccaatcaatatatatatattgctactattaaaagaactaataaatcattaataaattctaaacattaattcctgatgaaaatttcattgtgagattttaggaacatttgtaaaaatattttaaaataataaaaggagttaactataaaaagaaattttcgagaagatctaataattttaatattttaaccatttaattaataaatctttaatatttcatttatcaactattccatctaatataattttaccaacaagttctcatgaaatctttctcagaatatttatatatctcaatagctcatttataaactaaaagtgatattttatcaacaataaaactttaaaatccttaataagaattattttgaatcatttccatctcaacaaaactgtatatattcaacttcaactaataaactgcttttactccgaactcgtatggagtctaattttatatcaatagaaacctctttgagtctagtttaattaaaaaaa harbors:
- the LOC131010143 gene encoding beta-amyrin 6-beta-monooxygenase-like — translated: MESFMPYLLSLLLLRLSLYLISFVRKKGKNLPPGCNSWLRENLSLNLIGSRFFFQHRMQKYSPAQVFKTSIFGVEAAVFCGAQGNKFLFTNETKLVSAWRTPSLRKALLPAFVANNKKNPVAIFRSYDLAKPDALRQYIPVMDAVVRRLLPERPNSVVKMLPLSNKYSFELAFKLFTDAAVPEVLEKLIEPFGLLVNGMLALPINLPGTTFSRAVKAGQVARAEVMRMVKERRKEMRETGESEGDGEGRDMLSKMLLLSDEDEEYDAMVANFVVGLVVVSYDSTASAITAVVHFLAELPHIYQQVLREQMEIAKSKGPDEPLTWEDMEKMKYSWNVARESLRLLPPAVGGFKEATTDFTYAGYTIPKGYKTYWTPHSSHMNPEYFPEPEKFDPSRFEGSGPPPYTFVPFGGGPRMCAGKDYARVAILVFMHNLVTRFRLEKVIPDEKMVFHATRAVPAHGLPIHLHPHSN